TTCTGAGTTTAGCAAAGAGAACAGTGAGCGATCGCAATGATTCAATCTTCAACGGGATATGACAACATCAATTTGTTAAGATTCTGCAATTACTAGCTCGCAAGCCGTAAATCAGCGATTATAGGTAATTCAAACAAATTATTGCTGAGCAAGCGTTTTGAGAAAAATAAAATTTCTAAATTCTCAATCTCACCAGACGTTGGATTCAATCGAGCAATGATTTCGTCACCAATCTCTTCAGATTCTTGATCGGAGTAAGGAGAGCATTTATCGATGTACAGGATATCTCCTGCACGATCATATCGAAAGGTTAGCTTTTCTTCCATATCACCTGGCCTCCAGTCAGCTTACGAGCAGTATAAGCTGTCACAATCCAATATCTTACTGAGCTTGTATCTGTAACAGTAACCACAATGAAGTATCTTCCTGTTCGGATCGTATCAAACCATTTGGAGAATAGTAGAGCATTTTCATCTCGTTCGCTCTGGCGGATCAGATCCGGATCTACAAGCGTGATGCTCAACTGCTCCAAATACTCAGGTAATGTGCCTGGATGTGTCTGAATAATATGCTGCTCTCTTTCGTCCGTTAATTCAATGTCTGTTCCTAAATAAGAACAAGGGAAAAATCGAGTCATGGCTATTATTAGCTTCTAGAAAGCCCAGTCCCAGTGTATGGGGTTGAGTTGATAGTGCGATCGCCCTAGTAGGTTGAGTTGTAGCGCACCACTTAGCCAGGGTCAATATTGACAGGATACCTTGCAATTGCTTTATAGCATGGGTAGCGCAAGCATTCATCTTAGGACGGTACGTTGCAACGTACCCTACGATTTTTGGAAATCAACCGCAAAACCTAGGGGAGTCCCCCAGGTGCAATTATTCCCATAGTATTCAAACCTTTGCTACAGAAGCGTTTTGCCTGTTGCTCGATTGATTCGCTTGAGGGAAGGTGTCTCGCCTATTCTGGATTCATCCAAGACAGAGAGGCAGCAAAAACGATGAATTCACGACGAAATTAAACCAAACACTCCAATAACTTTGCATGTGGCGGCTAGCTCAACAGTAGAGCACCAACTTTGCCCTTACGGGCCGCAGATTTAGGGTTATCGCTTGAAAATCGACACCCCCTTAATCGCCGGAGATGCGGGTGCAACCCCCGCGCCGCTACACCAAACTCTAAGCCTACATGTGGCGGGTAGCTAAGTGGTAAAGCAGCGTGAGTATGTCCTTGTTCACAACCTTGTCCGTAAGGGCCGACGAATGAGGGTTATCGTTGAACACGCGGTCGCAGGTTCGATTCCTGCCCCACCACACCAAACTCGAAATTTCTCTATTTACACTGGCAGGTCGCTTAATAGTAAGGCACCACTTTTTGCCCTCACGGGCCGCAGATTTAGGGTTATCGCTGTAGACGAAGTCCCCCTTAATCGCCGGAGATGCGGGTGCAATTCCCGTCCTGTCAATTTTCCCATTTGCCCAAACGGGCCGGAGGTGTAGAAGACTATGAACTACAAATTTTTTGCCCAAAACAAAACTCGCACGCCACAAAATCAACCCATTCCTGGACGCGAAAAGGAAATGACCCAGGGACGCTCTGGGGGGTACATGTTCAAAGCGGGGTTGTGGCAGAATCTGCGACGTTGCTTGCTGATTGGTACCGCCCAGAGCACTTACTACGCCGGGAAACAAGAACTAACGAACGAGTTTGCCAATGTCTTAGAGCAAGCGATCGCAGAGAATCCGGAGCGAGTTGCGGCTGAAATTGTCTATGCCTCGGATGGTCGTGCCATCAATAACAGTGCGCCGATTTTTGCCCTGGTGCTGCTCTCGATGGGGGAAGCACCGGAAGCGAAACAGGCATTCCAAAAAATCTTTCCCAAGGTGGTGCGGACGGCTAGCCATTTCTATGAATGGCTGAACTACACCAAGTCAGTGCGGGGATTTGGAAAGATTGTCCGGGAAGTGGGGCAACGTTGGCTAGCACGAGAAAACGTCAAAGAATTGGCGTATCAATTACTGAAATATCAACAGCGCCAAGGTTTCTCACATCGAGATGCGCTGCGTCTATTCCACGTTAAGCCCTCAACTGAAGAACATAACCAGTTGTTTCAATGGGTGACTCAAGGTTGGGAGAAGCTACCTAAAACAGCTCCCTCCGAGGCTCTGTCACAAATTTGGTGGTACGAGTGGCTGAAGCGGCACCCAGAGCAAGCTCATGAGGCGATCGCGAAAGGCCGCTTAACTCACGAAATGGCTGCACCTGTCGGCAAAATGGACAAGCAGGCTTGGCAGCTCTTGTTTAATGACATGCCGATTGGAGCCATGTTGCGGAATCTAGGTTCCTTGACAGAGTTAGGAGTTTTTCGTTCTGATCACCGCAAGAATCTAGACAAAGTAGAGAGAGTTCTCAACAGTCGAGACCATCTCCGTAAAGGTCGTATTCATCCGATTGATGTTCTCAAAGCGTTGAAAACTTACCAGTCAGGAGGGAAATTAGGCCGTAGCCAGAAAACATGGGAACCGATTCCTCGCATTGTAGACATTTTAGAAAAGGCATTAGAGCTCTCCTTCGACGTTCTACAACCTACTGGGAAAGTGTTTCTCCATGCGATCGACGTTTCTGGCTCTATGTCTTATTACAGCGTCAGTTCCATCGGCTTAACCTGTTGCGAAATTGCCACCACAATGGCACTTGCCACGGCTAAAGCTGAGAAGAACTATGTGATTCGAGGTTTTGCAGAGAGCTTTCGAGACCTCAATATCTCGGCTCAAGATTCCTTCAGTTCTGCGATCGCCAAAGCCAACAACCAAAACTTTGGAGGAACCGATGCAGCGGTTGCTTACGACTGGATGATTAAGCACAAGTTCAAAGCGGACGTGGTTTGCTTCTGGACAGATTGCGAAAGCTGGGCAGGGCGGCGGCACCCTAGCCAAGCGCTAGCGGAATATCGCCGCAAGGTGAATCCTAACGTGAAGGCGGTGTATGTCACTTTGGCCCCCTACCAAATCTCTCTAGTTGATCCTCAAGATCCGCTGTCCTGGGATATGGCAGGCTTTGATCCCAGTGCGCCTCGCCTGATTCAGATGCTAGCAACAGGTGAATTGTAGATGGAGACTTAACCCCCAGCCCCTTTCCTACTAGGGAAGGGGAGCCAAATTAAGTAACGCCCTTTGAAACAATCTGATTTAATGGAGGCAGATCAAGTCAAGGGTGTTGAGAGTAGCTGTGATGCATATTCTTCATGGTACTTGGATTCCAGAAGAGACAGCGAGCTTCGTCCAGAGTGGCGGATTCCATCTGTGGATCGAAACCACAGATACACTGCGACGGCGTAAGACAGCTCCACGCCTCCACTTAAATCATCTGCCACAAGAGAAGCTGGCAACATTTCTCACCGAATCCCTGGGTATCAAGCCTGCTGCCTATCAAACACTTGAAACCGCGATCGCGCCTAAATATTTCTTGCTGCCCACTGTAGGAGATCAACCTTGCCCTTCTCCAGAGCTAGCTCGTTACCTAGAACTGGAGCCACCGGAGCAATGGCAGTGGCAATACTGGCAAGTAGATTGCTACCGTCCCACAGCCTATGTCAAAACTGGTAACTACAACCGTGCCTCTGTCACGAATGTCATTAGGTTGCTGAATGAGCTACACTTCATCGCCCTGCACAACTTAGCTGAGATTCAGTTGGGTGCGGATCTCCTATTCTGGTATCACTACACCCAATTCTTTAAGCAAATTATTCTGCACGATCAATATATCCCAGCGCTGAAGTATCGATCGCTAACTCCGACAGAGCCACCTACTAAAGGCAAACGCAAAACGGCATCCCAAACCACCACTAAGACCACTAAAACTGCGAAGAATAAGAGTAAAGCCACAACCAAAACAACACCCAAAGAATTTGAAATTTATCAAGGCTGGGAGATCCTCTCAGCTCGGTATGAAGCAGAATTAGAACGCTATGTAGAACTCATGCCTTTTGTTTGTGTAGCAGGTCGCGCAGAACCGCAAGAACCACCGCAATTCTACGACAAGATGACCTTGCTGCGTCATTTCTCGGAGGTGCTGCTCGCAGAAATTGTCACCCATACTCCCACTTCTGCTGCCTTTGAGAAACAGATTAACGATACCTTGCTAGGCAGTTGCTTACATTCCGGACATCCCTGGCAACATCCAGAAGGGCTAACCCCATATCAGCAGTGGAAAACCTGGCGCGATCGCATTGGTCGTAGCCAAACGGATCTACCCTTTTATTTATGTTTTCAGCTCCAATCTCCTGCCAAACCAGAGGATGCTTGGATACTAGAGTTTCAGGTGGCATCGCGGCAAGATCCCTCGGTGCAGATTCCCTTACAGGACTATTGGCGGCTCCGCACCAAGCGTCACAAGGCTCTAATTCAACAGTTTGGCGAAAACTTTGAGCAACACTTACTGATTCATCTCGGTTATGCTGCTCGGATCTATCCGCAACTTTGGGCTGGCTTAGAAACTGATCAACCAGTTGGTATCTCTCTGGCGATCGCGGAGGCTTCTGCCTTTTTGCAAGAGTCAGCCTGGGTTTTGGAAGCAGCAGGCTATAAAGTTAGGGTGCCTGCTTGGTGGACTCCTCAAGGCTGGCGGCGAACCAAACTGCGGATGAAAGCGCGCGGTCGCACGTTGGGCGGAGATGACAAAAGTAAGAGTTACTTCTCGTTTGAAACCCTGGTGGATTATCGCTACGAACTGTCGATCGATGGCAAGCCTGTCAGTGAACAAGAGTGGCAAGAATTGGTCAATGCCAAAGCCTCGCTGGTGCAGTTTCGGGGGCAGTGGATGCAGCTCGACCAAGACAAGATGCAGCAGATGCTAGAGTTTTGGAAAAAACATCAGCATGAGCAGCCAGAGCTGAGTTTGCTCGATTTTATGAAGCTGTCCGGAGGCAGTGAGGATGGCATTGAGTTAGAAGTCGATCATGACGAAACCCTGGGGGAGATGCTGAGCAAGCTGAATGAAAAAAGCCATCTAGAGCTACTGCCCGATCCCAAAGCACTTCAGGGAACGCTACGCACTTACCAAAAACGTGGTTTAGCGTGGTTACATTACCTCGAAACGCTGGGCCTGAATGGCTGCCTCGCGGATGATATGGGCATGGGCAAGTCGTTGCAGGTGATTGCTCGCTTGGTGCAAGAGCGGGAACAAGGGTCCAAAAAGTCTAAAAAATTGGTGCCGATTCCACCTACCTTACTGATTGCACCAACTTCAGTAGTAGGTAACTGGCAAAAGGAGATTGAGAAATTTGCTCCGCATCTCCGATCGCTCATTCATCACGGTAGCGATCGCCTCCAAAAGAAAGAAGAGTTTCAAGCTGCGATCGCCGACTGTGATGTCGTGATTACTTCCTATACCCTGGTTCGCAAAGATATTGCTCTGCTCTCAGAAGTAGAATGGCGACGGATTGTGATCGACGAAGCGCAGAACATCAAGAACCCCAAGGCGGCACAAACTAAAGCGATTTACAAACTGCCAGGGCAATATCGTCTTGCGCTTACAGGTACTCCAGTCGAAAATCGCTTGCTCGATCTGTGGTCAATTTTTAACTTCCTTAATCCTGGTTACTTGGGCAAAGAGTCGCAGTTTCGTCAATCCTTTGAAATTCCGATTCAGAAAAATAATGATGTAATGCGTTCTGCCACGCTGAAAAAGTTGGTGGAACCCTTCATTCTGCGCCGCGTCAAAACCGATCCCTCGATTATTCAAGATCTCCCTGACAAGCTAGAGCAAAAGCTCTACTGTAACCTCACCAAAGAGCAAGCGTCTCTTTACGAAGCCACCGTTAAAGACGTGGAAAAGCAACTGCAAGCAGCAGAAGGCATTCAACGCAAGGGTTTGATTCTTGCCACCTTAATGAAACTGAAGCAAATCTGTAATCATCCTATGCAGTTTTTGCAAGATGGCAGCGACTTTACGCCAGAGCGATCGCATAAGCTAGAGCGCCTCACAGAGATGACCCAAGAAGCGATCGCAGAAGGAGAAAGCCTCTTGATATTTACCCAATTCGCAGAGATTGGTGAAGCTCTGGAGAAGTACCTCAAGCACACCCTCCGCTGCAATACTTTCTACCTCCACGGGGGCACCCCTCGCCCCAAACGAGAACAGATGATCGCTGAGTTCCAAGACCCCAATACTGAACCCTCGGTTTTTGTGCTCTCCCTCAAAGCTGGAGGAGTTGGCATTACCCTAACCAAAGCCAACCATGTGTTTCATTTTGATCGCTGGTGGAATCCGGCGGTAGAAGACCAAGCCACCGATCGCGCCTTCCGGATTGGGCAAAAGAAGAATGTTTTTGTGCATAAATTTGTGGCGATCGGCACCTTGGAAGAACGCATTGACCAGATGATTGAAGATAAAAAGAAACTGGTGGGCGCGATCGTCGGGGCTGATGAGTCTTGGCTGACAGAACTCGACAATGAAGCCTTTAAGCAACTCATTTCTTTGAATCGCAGTGCTGTGTTGGATTAAAAGTAGCCATGAAAAAACTTGTAAAAACCTGGTGGGGCAATCGGTTTATTCAAGCCTTGGAAGAATTCAGCGATCCGAGTCGCTTGAGTCGAGGTCGCTCCTATGCCAACAGCAACCGTATCCTCCAGCTCGATATTATTGATTCTGTCATTCACGCGAAAGTTCGAGGCAACGTCAATCCCTATTTTGGCGTTTACAAAGAACCGACTTATACCATTGAGATTGTCATCCATCCCATTAGTCAGGCGCAATGGGCAGCGGCGATCGCTTACATTGCCTCTAAAGCCAGTTTCATCTCAAAACTGCTGCTCAATGAGATGCCAGATAACATCGAGGATGCCTTTCAAACCTTAGGATTGCATCTATTACCAAAGTCAAAACTAGATTTTGAAACGCACTGCTCCTGTCCCGATTGGGGTAATCCTTGCAAGCATGTGGCTGGGGTTTATTATCGCGTTGCCAAAGATCTCGATCGCGATCCCTTTCTTCTGTTTGAGTTGCGAGGGTTACCCAGAAAACAACTACATGCCGAGCTAGCCAAATCACCTTTAGGCCAAGCCCTGATTGCAGAACTGAACGCCGAAGCGAGTGCGCCTTTCCCTGTGACTTCCTACTACACTCGACCTCAACTCACGGCGTTGCCACAGGAGATCAATCCTAAAACTTTTTGGCAGGGAGAGAAACCATTTCCTAAAACTGTTGAAGTACTGCCGCCTAGCACCGTTTCAGGCATTTTGGTCAAAAAGCAGGGAGACTTTCCCGCCTTTTGGCAAAAGGACCACTCGTTTATTGCAACGATTGATGAACTATACGATCGCGTTAAAACAAAAAATCGCGACTTGCTATAATCTTAGCGATTGTGGAGCCTGTCCTAGCCCTTAGTGCTTTTGTAGCCTTTAGCTAGCTCTAATATCACCACCCCGCCCCCAGCAGGTCTATGCAAGCAATCCCCCACCTCTCCTTACCCTCTGATTCCACCGCTGCTCAGACAGAGTTTGCTTATCAACTCTTTGATGCGCTTTTTAGGGTGGGTGTGGCCTATGTTCCTGTATTACCCTTAATGCAGGACGCTGTTTTATTCAACAGCTTGCGAGACTTTTTTGCCCTCAGCGATTTACAGAAGCGATCGCTAGCTCAACAGTTATCATCTCCCTGGCAAGGTGTGTTTCTCCCTCTGGGACAGGAGCAACTCAGCGATGAAAATGAAGACTACAAAGAAGTGTTAGATCTCAATCTAGAGAATGGCACTTATGCTCAATGGCTTCAGCGTTGGGGAACGCACTCCTATACAGATTCAAGCAGCCTAGAAGAGATTCCTCCTCACTCAGAAGAACTGGCTAGGCTAACAGCTCAACTTTATAAAATCTTTCATGCCTTTCAGGAACAGGCTAATCGAGTTTTAGCGGCCCTTGAAATAGTCTATCAGCAGCCTCCGAATAGTTTGGTGAAGCAGCATGGTCAGAACAGTACTCTACGGCTCCTCCATTATCCTCCTGCCCCTCACTTTACCCTCGGCTCGGTTCGCCTGGGAGCCCATCAAGATTACTCTGGAATTACTCTGCTTTGGCAAGATTCCACCGGAGGCCTAGAAGTTTTGACTCCTAACTATGAATGGGTCGCTGTAGATATTCCACCTGGTTGCATTGGAGTGCTTGCTGGTGAGGTGATGCAACGCTGGAGCGGAGATACAATTCATGCAGCTCCGCATCGAGTTCGGATTACGGATGCTCAACAACTTCAGAAGACTAGATACTCGATCGCCTTCT
Above is a window of Trichocoleus sp. FACHB-46 DNA encoding:
- a CDS encoding DUF2283 domain-containing protein translates to MEEKLTFRYDRAGDILYIDKCSPYSDQESEEIGDEIIARLNPTSGEIENLEILFFSKRLLSNNLFELPIIADLRLAS
- a CDS encoding TROVE domain-containing protein produces the protein MNYKFFAQNKTRTPQNQPIPGREKEMTQGRSGGYMFKAGLWQNLRRCLLIGTAQSTYYAGKQELTNEFANVLEQAIAENPERVAAEIVYASDGRAINNSAPIFALVLLSMGEAPEAKQAFQKIFPKVVRTASHFYEWLNYTKSVRGFGKIVREVGQRWLARENVKELAYQLLKYQQRQGFSHRDALRLFHVKPSTEEHNQLFQWVTQGWEKLPKTAPSEALSQIWWYEWLKRHPEQAHEAIAKGRLTHEMAAPVGKMDKQAWQLLFNDMPIGAMLRNLGSLTELGVFRSDHRKNLDKVERVLNSRDHLRKGRIHPIDVLKALKTYQSGGKLGRSQKTWEPIPRIVDILEKALELSFDVLQPTGKVFLHAIDVSGSMSYYSVSSIGLTCCEIATTMALATAKAEKNYVIRGFAESFRDLNISAQDSFSSAIAKANNQNFGGTDAAVAYDWMIKHKFKADVVCFWTDCESWAGRRHPSQALAEYRRKVNPNVKAVYVTLAPYQISLVDPQDPLSWDMAGFDPSAPRLIQMLATGEL
- a CDS encoding DEAD/DEAH box helicase, which encodes MHILHGTWIPEETASFVQSGGFHLWIETTDTLRRRKTAPRLHLNHLPQEKLATFLTESLGIKPAAYQTLETAIAPKYFLLPTVGDQPCPSPELARYLELEPPEQWQWQYWQVDCYRPTAYVKTGNYNRASVTNVIRLLNELHFIALHNLAEIQLGADLLFWYHYTQFFKQIILHDQYIPALKYRSLTPTEPPTKGKRKTASQTTTKTTKTAKNKSKATTKTTPKEFEIYQGWEILSARYEAELERYVELMPFVCVAGRAEPQEPPQFYDKMTLLRHFSEVLLAEIVTHTPTSAAFEKQINDTLLGSCLHSGHPWQHPEGLTPYQQWKTWRDRIGRSQTDLPFYLCFQLQSPAKPEDAWILEFQVASRQDPSVQIPLQDYWRLRTKRHKALIQQFGENFEQHLLIHLGYAARIYPQLWAGLETDQPVGISLAIAEASAFLQESAWVLEAAGYKVRVPAWWTPQGWRRTKLRMKARGRTLGGDDKSKSYFSFETLVDYRYELSIDGKPVSEQEWQELVNAKASLVQFRGQWMQLDQDKMQQMLEFWKKHQHEQPELSLLDFMKLSGGSEDGIELEVDHDETLGEMLSKLNEKSHLELLPDPKALQGTLRTYQKRGLAWLHYLETLGLNGCLADDMGMGKSLQVIARLVQEREQGSKKSKKLVPIPPTLLIAPTSVVGNWQKEIEKFAPHLRSLIHHGSDRLQKKEEFQAAIADCDVVITSYTLVRKDIALLSEVEWRRIVIDEAQNIKNPKAAQTKAIYKLPGQYRLALTGTPVENRLLDLWSIFNFLNPGYLGKESQFRQSFEIPIQKNNDVMRSATLKKLVEPFILRRVKTDPSIIQDLPDKLEQKLYCNLTKEQASLYEATVKDVEKQLQAAEGIQRKGLILATLMKLKQICNHPMQFLQDGSDFTPERSHKLERLTEMTQEAIAEGESLLIFTQFAEIGEALEKYLKHTLRCNTFYLHGGTPRPKREQMIAEFQDPNTEPSVFVLSLKAGGVGITLTKANHVFHFDRWWNPAVEDQATDRAFRIGQKKNVFVHKFVAIGTLEERIDQMIEDKKKLVGAIVGADESWLTELDNEAFKQLISLNRSAVLD
- a CDS encoding SWIM zinc finger family protein, with amino-acid sequence MKKLVKTWWGNRFIQALEEFSDPSRLSRGRSYANSNRILQLDIIDSVIHAKVRGNVNPYFGVYKEPTYTIEIVIHPISQAQWAAAIAYIASKASFISKLLLNEMPDNIEDAFQTLGLHLLPKSKLDFETHCSCPDWGNPCKHVAGVYYRVAKDLDRDPFLLFELRGLPRKQLHAELAKSPLGQALIAELNAEASAPFPVTSYYTRPQLTALPQEINPKTFWQGEKPFPKTVEVLPPSTVSGILVKKQGDFPAFWQKDHSFIATIDELYDRVKTKNRDLL
- a CDS encoding isopenicillin N synthase family oxygenase, which encodes MQAIPHLSLPSDSTAAQTEFAYQLFDALFRVGVAYVPVLPLMQDAVLFNSLRDFFALSDLQKRSLAQQLSSPWQGVFLPLGQEQLSDENEDYKEVLDLNLENGTYAQWLQRWGTHSYTDSSSLEEIPPHSEELARLTAQLYKIFHAFQEQANRVLAALEIVYQQPPNSLVKQHGQNSTLRLLHYPPAPHFTLGSVRLGAHQDYSGITLLWQDSTGGLEVLTPNYEWVAVDIPPGCIGVLAGEVMQRWSGDTIHAAPHRVRITDAQQLQKTRYSIAFFCETNHDCVVYPGSLISEPSLADTPIVIQEFLDRKYDQIQNQTASNVSSDKAVN